In the genome of Aureimonas sp. OT7, one region contains:
- a CDS encoding carbonic anhydrase, translated as MSLLPGHLLDGYRQFIEGRYLQETQRYRSLARDGQAPETLVIACCDSRAAPETIFGSAPGELFVVRNVANLVPPYTPDGEFHGTSAALEFAVQALKVKHIVVMGHGRCGGINAALHPGSKPLSPGDFIGKWMSLIEPLAQGVAGNEMLTDSEKQTALERISIRMSLANLRTFPCVSILEGKGRLSLHGAWFDISTGELWAMDAQTGDFQRPLVDVDPEPVAAERP; from the coding sequence ATGTCACTTCTGCCGGGACACCTCCTGGACGGCTATCGCCAGTTCATCGAAGGCCGCTATCTTCAGGAAACGCAGCGCTACCGCTCTCTCGCGAGGGACGGGCAGGCGCCCGAGACGCTGGTCATCGCCTGCTGCGACTCGCGCGCGGCGCCCGAAACCATCTTCGGATCGGCGCCCGGCGAACTGTTCGTGGTGCGCAACGTCGCCAACCTCGTGCCGCCCTACACGCCGGACGGCGAGTTTCACGGCACTTCCGCAGCGCTGGAGTTTGCGGTCCAGGCGCTCAAGGTCAAGCACATCGTCGTCATGGGGCATGGCCGCTGCGGCGGCATCAATGCGGCGCTCCACCCTGGCTCCAAGCCGTTGTCGCCCGGTGACTTCATCGGCAAGTGGATGAGCCTCATCGAGCCGTTGGCGCAGGGCGTGGCCGGCAACGAGATGCTGACCGACAGCGAGAAACAGACCGCGCTGGAGCGCATTTCCATTCGCATGTCGCTTGCCAACCTGCGTACCTTCCCGTGCGTCTCCATCCTGGAAGGCAAGGGGCGGCTGTCGCTGCATGGCGCATGGTTCGATATTTCCACCGGGGAATTATGGGCAATGGACGCCCAGACCGGCGATTTTCAGCGGCCGCTGGTGGATGTCGACCCTGAGCCGGTCGCGGCCGAACGGCCCTGA
- a CDS encoding NAD-glutamate dehydrogenase codes for MITSQKARIIEDVLREAPDGPARRLVPMLLARPPAEDLSAFSAKALAISAERAFAALDAHRSGRPLVVTEQPDGFVLDGRKLLLITLVNDDRPFLFDSAVAEVADSVPAIHYISHPILDIHRDGDGRIVSFEASRPEAASDLDSRVSLIQFALEIPLEVESISGLKARLETILNQVLVVNSDFDAMLARVRHAAAELQARADRIDNQEDKATAEEAVRLLEWLLDNNFSFFGIREFTYHRDAEGETMSRVEGSELGILRDRDVRVLRKERTAQVTSPEMHAFLDEANPLLVAKANTRSLVHRRVYMDYVGVKEFDGDGRIVGEMRIVGLFTSSAYTQSIRTIPFIRQKAERVIRRFDFRPQSHSARALLNILETYPRDELFQIDVDTLETFVGIMMELGERPRVRLLPRIDPFDRFVSAIVFLPRQRYDTRLREAVGQLLAQAYEGHVSAFYPSISDGPLTSVHFIIGRSGREGVIPRPDVEALEAEIAQLSRDWAADVETALASTGRAGDYRMLLAALPDGYREVTSAEDAARDLTRIAALSEASPFTIDFYRLDGDADHIVRLKLYTLGDTLPLSTRVPVLDNMGLSALSERSFTVHRPDGLLVHIHDMDLTRRNGGTIELLDGGLALESLFQAVSDGRIENDGFNRLVLEAGLEWRQANVLRAYARYMRQTGLPFSQEFIADTLVRYPRIAALLFDLFARSFDPSLPRVPDSAEPEGDLLAKAASQRGCGAILADLRTALDKVDSLEDDRVLQRFVTIVLATLRTNYFSVTDVSAASDSAPGHVAPALAFKFDPHRIEGLPQPVPFAEIFVFDARVEGVHLRFGKVARGGLRWSDRSQDYRTEVLGLVKAQQVKNAVIVPVGAKGGFYPKRLPDPAHREAWFEAGRSAYVVFIASLLSVTDTVTPEGTVTPANLVRHDAQDPYFVVAADKGTATFSDTANAIAMADGFWLDDAFASGGSAGYDHKAMGITARGAWEAVKRHFREMDHDIQTTPFTAAGCGDMSGDVFGNGMLLSPATRLIAAFDHRDIFIDPSPDAPTSFAERQRLFQKPRSSWADYDRSLISEGGGVFSRREKRITLSEAAAEAIGWDKRTGTPSEVISAILRAPVDLLWFGGIGTYIRADAETAADVGDKANDSVRIAGREVRAAVVGEGANLGVTQRGRIEYALRGGRINTDAIDNSAGVNTSDVEVNIKIALKSAMAEGRLARPDRNALLARMTPDVADLVLANNYEQTLALSLEQIAGADRLPLQGRLISRLEGEKRLDRAVEYLPNDRELADFKAAGRGLTRPELAVLLAYAKIDLFDQLIASPLPDDPYLEARLFAYFPPAMRDGHRGDIQSHRLRREIIATDLANALANRLGPCFPTAMSDATGATSAQVTRAFVVAYDGLDMAALISRIDAQDNQLPGSVQNELYRTVALTLQIVTAWLVRNMPPETETSVAVAALQRMQSTMKPKLLELASDRARDKYAARLQALLDKDIPEELAHEVALLPLIGLIPDAARVSRETGKPGDDVLSAYFQMTKRLRIGRLETAIMGIRPQDYFETLTLERAGSQISNARRRLTTDVLTRFGQSDDPVAAWAAEEGDKIDRIAERISELVGSGETSVARLTLAAGLLMDLAG; via the coding sequence ATGATCACTTCCCAGAAGGCCCGGATAATCGAGGATGTCCTGAGAGAGGCTCCGGATGGGCCCGCCAGACGGCTGGTTCCGATGCTGCTGGCGCGTCCGCCGGCAGAGGATCTCAGTGCCTTTTCGGCCAAGGCCCTTGCCATATCCGCGGAACGGGCCTTCGCCGCGCTCGACGCGCATCGCTCCGGCAGGCCGCTCGTGGTCACCGAACAGCCGGACGGGTTCGTTCTCGACGGGCGCAAGCTGCTCCTGATCACACTGGTCAACGACGACCGGCCGTTCCTCTTCGACAGTGCCGTCGCCGAAGTGGCGGATTCCGTTCCGGCGATCCACTACATCTCGCATCCGATCCTGGACATTCACCGCGATGGCGATGGCCGGATCGTCTCGTTCGAGGCATCGCGGCCGGAAGCGGCGAGCGACCTGGATTCCCGCGTCAGCCTGATCCAGTTCGCGCTGGAAATTCCGCTGGAGGTCGAATCCATCAGCGGGCTCAAGGCCCGGCTCGAGACGATCCTGAACCAGGTGCTCGTCGTCAACAGCGATTTCGATGCGATGCTGGCCCGCGTGCGCCACGCGGCCGCGGAACTGCAGGCGCGGGCAGACCGGATCGACAACCAGGAAGACAAGGCGACCGCCGAGGAGGCCGTCAGGCTGCTGGAATGGCTGCTCGACAACAATTTCAGCTTCTTCGGCATTCGTGAGTTCACCTATCACCGCGATGCGGAAGGTGAAACCATGTCCCGCGTCGAGGGGTCGGAGTTGGGCATCCTTCGGGACAGGGACGTGCGGGTCCTGCGAAAGGAACGCACGGCCCAGGTGACGAGCCCGGAAATGCACGCGTTTCTGGACGAAGCGAACCCGCTCCTGGTCGCCAAGGCCAATACGCGATCGCTGGTCCACCGCCGCGTGTACATGGACTATGTCGGGGTCAAGGAGTTCGATGGGGACGGACGCATCGTCGGCGAAATGCGAATCGTGGGTCTGTTCACGTCCAGCGCCTACACCCAGTCGATCCGGACCATTCCGTTTATCCGGCAGAAGGCCGAGCGCGTCATCAGGCGCTTCGACTTCCGCCCGCAATCCCATTCGGCCCGGGCGCTCCTGAACATCCTGGAGACCTATCCGCGCGACGAGCTGTTCCAGATCGACGTGGACACGCTGGAAACCTTCGTCGGCATCATGATGGAGCTGGGCGAGCGCCCGCGCGTCCGTCTGCTGCCGCGCATCGATCCGTTCGACCGGTTCGTTTCGGCCATCGTCTTCCTGCCGCGCCAGCGCTACGATACCCGTCTGCGCGAAGCGGTGGGCCAGTTGCTGGCACAGGCCTATGAGGGCCACGTCTCCGCCTTCTATCCCTCGATCTCGGACGGTCCGCTGACCTCCGTCCACTTCATCATCGGCCGCTCGGGCCGGGAAGGCGTCATCCCGCGCCCCGATGTGGAAGCTCTGGAAGCCGAGATCGCCCAGCTCTCCCGGGACTGGGCCGCCGATGTCGAGACGGCCCTGGCCAGCACGGGCCGGGCGGGCGACTACCGGATGCTCCTGGCCGCGCTGCCGGACGGGTATCGCGAGGTGACATCGGCTGAGGATGCCGCGCGCGACCTCACCCGCATCGCAGCCCTGTCCGAGGCGTCGCCCTTCACGATCGATTTCTACCGTCTGGACGGCGATGCCGACCATATCGTCCGGCTCAAGCTCTATACGCTCGGCGACACGCTGCCCCTCTCCACGCGCGTACCCGTCCTGGACAATATGGGCCTTTCGGCCCTGTCCGAGCGCAGCTTCACCGTGCACCGGCCAGACGGCCTCCTGGTCCATATCCACGACATGGACCTGACCCGCCGCAATGGCGGCACGATCGAACTTCTCGATGGCGGTCTGGCGCTCGAGTCCCTGTTCCAGGCGGTCTCGGACGGACGCATCGAAAACGACGGCTTCAACCGGCTGGTTCTCGAAGCCGGGCTGGAATGGCGGCAGGCCAACGTGCTGCGGGCCTATGCCCGCTACATGCGCCAGACCGGCCTGCCCTTCTCGCAGGAGTTCATCGCCGATACGCTGGTGCGCTATCCCCGGATCGCTGCGCTGCTGTTCGATCTCTTCGCCCGCAGCTTCGATCCGTCGCTGCCACGCGTACCCGACAGCGCCGAGCCGGAAGGCGACCTCCTTGCCAAGGCCGCCAGCCAGCGCGGATGCGGGGCCATCCTCGCCGATCTGCGTACTGCCCTCGACAAGGTCGATTCGCTCGAAGACGACCGCGTGCTGCAGCGCTTCGTCACCATCGTGCTGGCGACGCTTCGGACCAATTACTTCAGCGTCACGGACGTCTCGGCCGCTTCCGACTCGGCGCCCGGCCATGTCGCGCCGGCCCTGGCCTTCAAGTTCGATCCGCACCGGATCGAGGGGCTGCCGCAGCCCGTGCCTTTCGCCGAGATCTTCGTATTCGACGCACGTGTCGAAGGCGTCCATCTGCGCTTCGGCAAGGTGGCGCGCGGCGGGCTGCGCTGGTCGGATCGCAGCCAGGACTACCGCACCGAGGTGCTGGGCCTGGTGAAGGCGCAGCAGGTCAAGAATGCCGTGATCGTGCCCGTCGGCGCGAAAGGCGGGTTCTACCCCAAGAGACTGCCCGATCCCGCCCACCGCGAAGCCTGGTTCGAGGCCGGCCGGTCGGCCTATGTGGTCTTCATCGCCTCCCTGCTGTCGGTCACCGATACAGTCACGCCCGAAGGAACCGTCACCCCGGCCAACCTTGTCCGCCACGATGCGCAGGACCCCTATTTCGTGGTCGCCGCCGACAAGGGAACGGCGACATTCTCCGATACGGCCAACGCCATCGCCATGGCCGACGGGTTCTGGCTGGACGACGCCTTCGCCTCCGGCGGGTCGGCCGGCTACGACCACAAGGCAATGGGCATCACGGCGCGCGGCGCCTGGGAGGCCGTGAAGCGCCATTTCCGGGAGATGGATCACGATATCCAGACGACGCCCTTCACGGCGGCGGGCTGCGGCGACATGTCGGGCGACGTGTTCGGCAACGGCATGCTCCTGTCGCCGGCGACACGGCTCATAGCCGCATTCGACCATCGCGATATCTTCATCGACCCCTCGCCCGACGCCCCCACATCCTTTGCCGAACGGCAGCGGCTGTTTCAGAAACCGCGCTCGAGCTGGGCCGATTACGATCGCAGCCTGATTTCAGAGGGCGGCGGTGTCTTCTCGCGGCGTGAAAAGCGCATAACCCTGTCCGAGGCGGCCGCCGAAGCCATCGGCTGGGACAAGCGCACCGGCACGCCCTCGGAGGTCATCTCCGCCATTCTCAGGGCGCCCGTGGACCTCCTGTGGTTCGGCGGCATCGGCACCTATATCCGCGCCGATGCGGAAACCGCCGCGGATGTCGGAGACAAGGCCAATGACAGCGTCCGCATCGCGGGGCGCGAGGTACGCGCCGCCGTCGTGGGCGAAGGGGCCAATCTCGGCGTCACCCAGCGCGGCCGTATCGAATACGCCCTGCGCGGCGGCCGCATCAACACCGACGCCATCGACAATTCCGCGGGCGTGAATACCTCTGACGTCGAGGTGAACATCAAGATCGCGCTGAAGAGCGCCATGGCGGAAGGTCGCCTTGCGCGACCGGACCGCAATGCGTTGCTGGCGCGCATGACGCCGGATGTGGCGGACCTCGTTCTGGCCAACAATTACGAGCAGACGCTCGCTTTGTCCCTCGAGCAGATCGCCGGGGCCGACAGGTTGCCGCTCCAGGGCCGCCTCATATCGCGCCTGGAAGGCGAGAAGCGGCTGGACAGGGCGGTGGAGTATCTGCCGAACGACCGCGAGCTGGCCGACTTCAAGGCGGCCGGTCGTGGGCTGACGCGGCCCGAGCTGGCCGTCCTGCTGGCCTATGCGAAGATCGATCTCTTCGACCAGCTGATCGCCAGCCCCCTGCCGGACGATCCCTACCTGGAGGCAAGGCTGTTCGCCTATTTCCCGCCTGCCATGCGTGACGGCCATCGGGGCGACATCCAGAGCCACCGGCTACGCCGCGAGATCATCGCAACCGATCTCGCCAACGCACTCGCCAATCGCCTTGGGCCGTGCTTCCCGACGGCGATGAGCGACGCGACGGGCGCCACGTCGGCACAGGTGACGCGCGCCTTCGTCGTCGCCTATGACGGGCTCGACATGGCCGCGTTGATCTCCCGGATCGATGCGCAGGACAACCAGTTGCCCGGCTCCGTCCAGAACGAGCTGTATCGGACCGTGGCGCTGACCCTCCAGATCGTGACCGCATGGCTGGTCCGCAACATGCCTCCGGAAACGGAAACCTCGGTGGCCGTCGCGGCCCTGCAGCGCATGCAGTCCACCATGAAGCCGAAACTTTTGGAGCTTGCCAGCGACCGCGCTCGGGACAAGTATGCGGCCCGCCTGCAGGCACTGCTGGACAAGGATATCCCCGAGGAGCTGGCGCACGAGGTCGCGCTGCTTCCGCTGATCGGCCTGATTCCGGACGCCGCCCGCGTTTCACGTGAAACGGGCAAGCCGGGCGATGACGTCCTGTCGGCCTATTTCCAGATGACGAAGCGGCTGCGCATCGGCCGGCTGGAGACGGCGATCATGGGCATCCGGCCGCAGGATTATTTCGAGACCCTGACGCTGGAGCGTGCCGGCAGCCAGATATCCAACGCGCGGCGCAGGCTGACCACCGATGTCCTGACGCGCTTCGGCCAGAGCGACGACCCGGTTGCCGCCTGGGCAGCCGAAGAGGGAGACAAGATCGACCGGATTGCAGAGCGAATCAGCGAACTCGTCGGCAGTGGCGAAACATCGGTTGCACGGCTGACGCTGGCAGCGGGACTGCTGATGGACCTCGCGGGCTGA
- the zapE gene encoding cell division protein ZapE produces MPQNVGYGVPGSERGPVRTELERRIRDATITPDDIQRRLADRLDVLARAIKSRALSSKKSALGWLFGRSRPEPVKGLYIYGQVGRGKSMMMDMFYDTLSGMPKRRVHFHAFMSEVQDRIKAHRQSVKDGLAKGDDPIPPVAEAIAREAQLLCFDEFTVTDIADAMILARLFTALFNAGVILVATSNVTPDDLYRDGLNRSLFLPFIDILKRNAEMFELDAPQDYRMTKLGGDELYVTPLGLEADKAIDAIWTRILAGTPERATSLSVTGRTIDVPRAGNRAARFSFADLMERPLGPRDYLEMADNFDTIVIEGVPRLTRSERNAAKRFIILVDAFYDAGKDVVLSAAVPAEDLYEAKGGTEAFEFARTVSRLTEMRSEDYRAHAGAAARRRMAP; encoded by the coding sequence ATGCCGCAGAATGTCGGATACGGGGTACCGGGCAGCGAGCGCGGTCCGGTCAGGACCGAGCTCGAGCGCCGCATCCGCGACGCGACCATAACGCCGGACGACATCCAGCGTCGCCTTGCCGACAGGCTCGACGTGCTCGCGCGGGCGATCAAGAGCCGCGCCCTGTCGTCCAAGAAGAGCGCGCTGGGCTGGCTTTTCGGGCGCAGCCGCCCGGAGCCGGTCAAGGGTCTGTACATTTACGGGCAGGTTGGCCGTGGCAAGTCCATGATGATGGACATGTTCTACGACACCTTGTCCGGTATGCCGAAACGCCGGGTGCACTTCCACGCCTTCATGTCGGAGGTGCAGGATCGCATCAAGGCGCACCGGCAATCCGTCAAGGACGGCTTGGCGAAGGGGGACGATCCGATCCCGCCGGTCGCGGAGGCGATCGCCCGCGAAGCGCAGCTCCTGTGCTTCGACGAGTTCACCGTAACCGACATTGCCGACGCCATGATCCTCGCCCGGCTGTTCACGGCGCTCTTTAACGCCGGCGTCATCCTCGTGGCGACGTCCAACGTCACACCCGACGATCTGTACCGGGACGGGCTCAATCGCAGCCTCTTCCTTCCGTTCATCGACATCCTGAAGCGCAATGCCGAAATGTTCGAGCTGGATGCACCGCAGGATTACCGCATGACCAAGCTGGGCGGGGACGAGCTTTACGTCACGCCTCTCGGGCTCGAGGCCGATAAGGCCATCGACGCCATATGGACGCGCATCCTGGCCGGGACGCCGGAACGCGCAACCTCCCTGTCAGTGACCGGCCGCACGATCGATGTTCCGAGGGCCGGCAACCGCGCCGCCCGGTTTTCCTTCGCCGACCTAATGGAACGCCCTCTCGGTCCGCGTGACTACCTGGAAATGGCGGATAACTTCGATACGATCGTCATCGAGGGCGTGCCGCGCCTGACACGGTCCGAGCGCAACGCGGCCAAGCGGTTCATCATCCTGGTCGACGCCTTCTACGATGCCGGCAAGGATGTCGTCCTGTCGGCGGCAGTCCCGGCGGAAGATCTGTACGAGGCGAAGGGCGGAACGGAAGCCTTCGAGTTCGCGCGGACGGTCTCGCGCCTGACCGAGATGCGTTCGGAAGATTATCGCGCGCATGCCGGCGCGGCGGCCAGGCGCAGAATGGCCCCCTGA
- the pdxY gene encoding pyridoxal kinase PdxY — protein sequence MALRSNPESSGTDKAAVIAVSSHVVRGTVGNRAIVFALESLGHPVWSVPTVTLPWHPGHGHATRLVPGPQEFSAFVEDLCNSPKLGEIGAVVTGYFGAPGQVEDMARLVQAVKARSPDALFVCDPVLGDGGQGGGRLYQPPETLEAIRELLIPLADIATPNRFELQFLTGLELNTNQHLIEAAATLGPRLVLVTSAFALLRGGIANLLVDGFSATLAEHRHIDGAPSGTGDLTAAVFLARLLGGASPEKALQSTTAAVYEILARTTKRGADELTLETDADALRSPLAMVQMRRLAGAGGRRA from the coding sequence ATGGCGCTCCGTTCGAATCCCGAAAGCTCCGGAACCGATAAAGCTGCGGTCATCGCCGTCTCCAGCCATGTCGTCCGCGGCACCGTCGGAAACCGGGCGATCGTGTTCGCGCTCGAATCGCTCGGGCATCCCGTATGGTCGGTTCCGACCGTGACATTGCCGTGGCACCCCGGCCACGGCCACGCGACCCGGCTGGTGCCCGGGCCACAGGAATTCTCGGCCTTTGTCGAGGATCTTTGCAACTCGCCCAAGCTTGGCGAGATCGGTGCCGTGGTGACGGGCTACTTCGGCGCGCCGGGCCAGGTCGAGGACATGGCGCGCCTGGTGCAGGCGGTGAAGGCGCGAAGTCCGGATGCGCTCTTCGTCTGCGATCCGGTGCTGGGCGATGGCGGACAGGGCGGTGGCCGGCTCTATCAACCGCCCGAAACACTTGAGGCCATCCGCGAACTGCTCATTCCGCTCGCCGACATCGCGACGCCCAACCGCTTCGAGCTTCAGTTCCTGACGGGGCTGGAACTGAATACGAACCAGCACCTGATCGAGGCGGCGGCCACATTGGGGCCGCGCCTGGTGCTCGTCACCTCCGCTTTCGCGCTCCTGCGCGGGGGGATCGCCAACCTCCTGGTGGACGGATTCTCTGCGACGCTGGCCGAACACCGGCATATCGACGGGGCGCCCAGCGGCACGGGCGACCTGACGGCCGCCGTCTTCCTTGCCCGGCTGCTCGGCGGTGCGTCTCCCGAAAAGGCACTTCAGTCCACCACCGCGGCGGTGTACGAAATCCTTGCCCGTACGACGAAACGGGGCGCCGACGAGCTGACGCTGGAAACCGACGCCGATGCGCTGCGCTCGCCGCTCGCGATGGTCCAGATGCGGCGCCTGGCCGGTGCGGGCGGTCGCCGCGCCTGA
- the mdh gene encoding malate dehydrogenase: protein MARSKIALIGSGMIGGTLAHLAGLKELGDIVLFDIAEGIPQGKALDIAESSPVEGFDARLSGANDYAAIEGADVCIVTAGVARKPGMSRDDLLGINLKVMEQVGAGIAKYAPNAFVICITNPLDAMVWALQKFSGLPKAKVVGMAGVLDSARFRHFLAEEFKVSVEDVTAFVLGGHGDTMVPLTRYSTVAGIPLTDLVKMGWLTAERLEEIVQRTRDGGAEIVGLLKTGSAYYAPAASAIVMAESYLKDKKRVLPAAAALKGEYGQNDLYVGVPVVIGAEGVERIIEIELNGDEKTAFEKSVGSVKGLMEACQAIAPNLK from the coding sequence ATGGCACGTTCTAAGATCGCTCTTATCGGCTCCGGCATGATCGGTGGCACGCTGGCTCACCTGGCGGGCCTCAAGGAACTGGGCGACATCGTCCTATTCGACATCGCCGAGGGGATCCCGCAGGGCAAGGCACTCGATATCGCTGAATCCTCCCCGGTCGAGGGTTTCGACGCCCGCCTGTCCGGCGCCAACGACTATGCCGCCATCGAGGGCGCGGACGTCTGCATCGTAACGGCCGGCGTGGCCCGCAAGCCCGGCATGAGCCGTGACGACCTCCTTGGAATCAACCTCAAGGTGATGGAGCAGGTGGGCGCGGGCATCGCGAAGTATGCGCCGAACGCCTTCGTCATCTGCATCACCAACCCGCTCGACGCTATGGTGTGGGCGCTGCAGAAGTTTTCGGGGCTGCCCAAGGCGAAGGTCGTCGGGATGGCCGGCGTGCTCGATTCGGCACGCTTCCGCCACTTCCTGGCCGAAGAGTTCAAGGTTTCGGTGGAAGACGTCACCGCGTTCGTGCTGGGCGGCCATGGCGACACCATGGTGCCGCTGACGCGCTACTCCACCGTTGCGGGCATTCCGCTGACGGACCTCGTCAAGATGGGCTGGCTGACGGCCGAGCGCCTGGAAGAGATCGTCCAGCGTACGCGCGACGGCGGCGCCGAGATCGTCGGTCTGCTCAAGACGGGTTCGGCCTATTATGCGCCGGCCGCGTCGGCCATCGTGATGGCCGAGAGCTATCTGAAGGACAAGAAGCGCGTGCTGCCGGCGGCTGCGGCGCTCAAGGGCGAGTACGGCCAGAACGACCTGTATGTCGGCGTGCCCGTCGTCATCGGCGCCGAGGGCGTCGAGCGGATCATCGAGATCGAGTTGAATGGCGACGAAAAGACCGCCTTCGAAAAGTCGGTCGGCTCCGTGAAGGGGCTGATGGAAGCCTGCCAGGCCATCGCGCCGAACCTCAAGTAA
- a CDS encoding protease inhibitor Inh/omp19 family protein, protein MTQWIKMGAATLALAMLAGCTQTAGPSLGGGYGQPAPLTPAPTGQVYSNQLPPPPAPPAPAAGTLPTDASATPGAAPAQSASTAPVTREGLVGAWRVSAGGGNCQIFMALTQWTGGYRAASRGCPGQVADISAWDVSGSQVVLKDNQGGTVATLNNTGGTRFEGTTSGGTQISLYR, encoded by the coding sequence ATGACGCAATGGATCAAGATGGGTGCCGCTACTCTGGCTCTGGCGATGCTGGCCGGCTGCACGCAGACGGCCGGGCCTTCGCTCGGCGGCGGCTATGGCCAGCCGGCCCCGTTGACGCCTGCGCCGACCGGACAAGTCTATTCCAACCAGCTTCCGCCGCCTCCCGCGCCTCCGGCGCCGGCGGCCGGTACGCTGCCAACCGACGCTTCGGCCACGCCGGGCGCAGCTCCGGCCCAGTCGGCCTCCACCGCGCCCGTGACGCGGGAAGGGCTGGTCGGTGCCTGGCGCGTTTCGGCGGGCGGCGGCAACTGCCAGATCTTCATGGCGCTGACGCAGTGGACGGGCGGTTATCGCGCTGCATCCCGCGGCTGCCCCGGCCAGGTTGCCGATATTTCCGCATGGGACGTGTCCGGCAGCCAGGTCGTGCTGAAGGACAACCAGGGCGGCACCGTCGCGACGCTCAACAATACGGGCGGTACGCGCTTCGAGGGCACCACCTCCGGCGGAACGCAGATCAGCCTTTATCGCTGA